In Sporichthya polymorpha DSM 43042, a genomic segment contains:
- a CDS encoding heterodisulfide reductase-related iron-sulfur binding cluster, translated as MTTRWIVGLAMTLAVLPIAARRGLWLYKLAMTGQPAPDRLANVERPKIGAAIKRQVVEVFGQKKLLKWTVPGMAHFFVFWAFVILGTVYLEAYGALFDENFAIPLIGKWDLLGFAQDTIALLALISLGVFAAIRWKDSPARKDRKSRFKGSHTGGAWLILFMIVNVIWTMFWFRGAAAAAGNLPYGDGAYASQAAGELFEGIENHDTLEWVETAGLWAHIGVMLVFLVIVVYSKHMHIFIAPLNVTFARKPNGLGPLLPMQSNGKPLDFEDFDEETDIFGRSKVEDFTWKGFLDFATCTECGRCQSQCPAWNTGKPLSPKMVILDLRDHAFAKAPWLLASEEERENLPESVKAEAERPLVAPLEEGGVIDPDVIWSCTNCGACVEQCPVDIEHIDHIVDMRRYQTMIESNFPSEAGGMLKNLEKAGNPWGMPARMRTEWTKDLDFEVKVLGEDVEDLSEVEYLFWVGCAGALDDKAQKTTKAVAELLHIAGVEFAILGQSETCNGDPARRMGNEFVFQMLAQQNVEVLNEAKATKIVATCPHCFNTLGREYPQLGGNYELVHHTQLLNELVANGKLKPVSNIEGTATYHDPCFLGRHNKVYSPPRELISKVGGLQYKEMERSKERSFCCGAGGARMWMEETIGQRINDNRTEEALSLNPDTIVTGCPFCKTMISDSVAGKQGSGDKSAEGVQVIDVAQLLVQATRPVKVGVAADGPQTGPALTDNDPGAGSQGTPSENPDQMAEPEADPTGEGGRP; from the coding sequence ATGACCACCCGCTGGATCGTCGGGTTGGCCATGACCCTCGCCGTTCTGCCGATCGCAGCTCGACGCGGCTTGTGGCTCTACAAGCTGGCGATGACGGGGCAGCCCGCCCCGGACCGCCTCGCGAACGTGGAGCGGCCGAAGATCGGTGCCGCGATCAAGCGGCAGGTCGTCGAGGTCTTCGGGCAGAAGAAGCTGCTCAAGTGGACCGTCCCCGGCATGGCCCACTTCTTCGTCTTCTGGGCCTTCGTCATCCTCGGCACCGTCTACCTCGAGGCCTACGGCGCGCTGTTCGACGAGAATTTCGCCATCCCGCTCATCGGCAAGTGGGACCTGCTCGGCTTCGCGCAGGACACCATCGCGCTGTTGGCGCTGATCAGCCTCGGGGTCTTCGCGGCGATCCGCTGGAAGGACTCCCCGGCCCGCAAGGACCGCAAGTCCCGGTTCAAGGGCTCGCACACCGGTGGCGCGTGGCTGATCCTCTTCATGATCGTCAACGTCATCTGGACGATGTTCTGGTTCCGCGGCGCCGCGGCGGCCGCGGGCAACCTGCCGTACGGCGACGGCGCCTACGCCTCCCAGGCGGCGGGCGAGCTCTTCGAGGGCATCGAGAACCACGACACGCTCGAGTGGGTCGAGACGGCGGGCCTGTGGGCCCACATCGGCGTCATGCTCGTGTTCCTCGTGATCGTCGTCTACAGCAAGCACATGCACATCTTCATCGCGCCGCTGAACGTCACGTTCGCGCGCAAGCCCAACGGCCTGGGCCCGCTGCTCCCGATGCAGAGCAACGGCAAGCCGCTCGACTTCGAGGACTTCGACGAGGAGACCGACATCTTCGGCCGCTCCAAGGTCGAGGACTTCACCTGGAAGGGCTTCCTCGACTTCGCGACCTGTACCGAGTGCGGCCGTTGCCAGAGCCAGTGCCCGGCGTGGAACACCGGCAAGCCGCTGTCGCCGAAGATGGTCATCCTCGACCTGCGTGACCACGCGTTCGCGAAGGCGCCGTGGCTGCTCGCCTCGGAAGAGGAGCGCGAGAACCTGCCGGAGTCGGTGAAGGCCGAGGCCGAGCGTCCGCTGGTCGCCCCGCTCGAAGAGGGCGGTGTCATCGACCCGGACGTCATCTGGTCCTGCACCAACTGCGGCGCGTGCGTCGAGCAGTGCCCGGTCGACATCGAGCACATCGACCACATCGTCGACATGCGTCGCTACCAGACGATGATCGAGTCGAACTTCCCGTCCGAGGCCGGCGGGATGCTCAAGAACCTCGAGAAGGCCGGCAACCCGTGGGGCATGCCGGCGCGCATGCGCACCGAGTGGACGAAGGACCTCGACTTCGAGGTCAAGGTCCTCGGCGAGGACGTCGAGGACCTCTCGGAGGTCGAGTACCTGTTCTGGGTCGGCTGCGCCGGCGCGCTGGACGACAAGGCGCAGAAGACGACGAAGGCCGTCGCCGAACTGCTGCACATCGCGGGCGTCGAGTTCGCGATCCTCGGCCAGTCCGAGACCTGCAACGGTGACCCGGCCCGCCGCATGGGCAACGAGTTCGTCTTCCAGATGCTCGCGCAGCAGAACGTCGAGGTCCTCAACGAGGCGAAGGCGACGAAGATCGTCGCCACCTGCCCGCACTGCTTCAACACCCTCGGTCGCGAGTATCCGCAGCTCGGCGGCAACTACGAGCTCGTGCACCACACGCAGCTGCTGAACGAGCTGGTGGCGAACGGCAAGCTGAAGCCGGTCAGCAACATCGAGGGCACCGCGACCTACCACGACCCCTGCTTCCTGGGTCGCCACAACAAGGTCTACTCCCCGCCGCGAGAGCTCATCAGCAAGGTCGGCGGCCTGCAGTACAAGGAGATGGAGCGCTCGAAGGAGCGGTCCTTCTGCTGCGGCGCCGGCGGTGCGCGCATGTGGATGGAGGAGACGATCGGCCAGCGGATCAACGACAACCGCACCGAAGAGGCGCTGTCGCTGAACCCGGACACGATCGTCACCGGCTGCCCGTTCTGCAAGACGATGATCTCCGACTCGGTGGCCGGCAAGCAGGGCTCGGGCGACAAGAGCGCCGAGGGCGTCCAGGTCATCGACGTCGCGCAGCTGCTCGTCCAGGCGACGCGTCCGGTCAAGGTCGGTGTCGCCGCCGACGGCCCGCAGACCGGCCCGGCGCTCACGGACAACGACCCCGGCGCGGGCTCGCAGGGCACACCCAGCGAGAACCCCGACCAGATGGCGGAGCCGGAGGCCGACCCGACCGGTGAGGGCGGGCGCCCGTGA
- a CDS encoding putative quinol monooxygenase — MTVVEKAELSVAEDRADEFAEVLTQGADLVRGPGGCRSLRIGRGVERPNVFLLTVVWDSVDHHNAWRETPAFTEFVGSIRDYLTGPTGMEHFTTISEG; from the coding sequence GTGACCGTCGTCGAGAAGGCGGAGCTCTCGGTCGCCGAGGATCGGGCGGACGAGTTCGCGGAGGTCCTGACTCAGGGCGCCGACCTCGTCCGCGGTCCCGGTGGCTGCCGGTCGCTGCGGATCGGGCGCGGGGTCGAGCGGCCCAACGTGTTCCTGCTGACGGTCGTGTGGGACAGCGTCGACCACCACAACGCGTGGCGCGAGACGCCGGCGTTCACCGAGTTCGTCGGCTCGATCCGGGACTACCTCACCGGCCCGACCGGCATGGAGCACTTCACCACGATCTCCGAGGGCTGA
- a CDS encoding delta-60 repeat domain-containing protein, whose translation MNRLVISALITSTLVLSACADDDDDLTASGSSPSAADTPSATPTPTGALLDSAFGTAGIVKAALVSGAKDRFNAVAVGKDGKIYAAGLTSEGPDQKIAVARFSTSGTKDTTFGDGGVASVNVSPNSNTDPTTQLEQARSLVFLEDGTVVAVGTAEHDAKATGEAAKDTDVVAVAFDSAGKPVSDFGTDGVARFDVGTGHEISEDGEAAWVGADQGYGSAALPDGGGLVIFGVTTAGSDREDTDFVLLGVDDDGELDDDFGDDGVLKIDREQADNARHVQVVGDKLVATGYSRYSNGDKETVQPVLIRTSLDGELDKTFDDDGIATHDGLGAVAESYQFGVQGDKYVLTGYGKANDADKVDLIAYRFTNDGEFDTTFGENGVTRIDITGEDDRGRNLAVVGDRIVYVGSGKVDGSNQEAMVVVLDKDGKRDTAYGADGVILTDLGTPGDAWYGVAVAPDGKTVYLAGYTNISNDSVTADDAVLGRLTLS comes from the coding sequence GTGAACCGCCTTGTGATCAGCGCCCTGATCACCAGCACGCTGGTGCTGTCCGCGTGCGCCGATGACGACGACGACCTGACGGCGAGCGGCTCGAGCCCGAGCGCCGCCGACACCCCGAGCGCGACCCCCACCCCCACCGGGGCCTTGCTGGACTCGGCCTTCGGCACCGCCGGCATCGTCAAGGCCGCGCTCGTCTCCGGCGCCAAGGACCGGTTCAACGCCGTCGCGGTCGGCAAGGACGGCAAGATCTACGCTGCCGGCCTGACCAGCGAGGGCCCGGACCAGAAGATCGCCGTCGCGCGCTTCTCCACGAGCGGCACCAAGGACACGACCTTCGGCGACGGCGGCGTCGCGAGCGTCAACGTTTCCCCGAACTCCAATACCGACCCGACCACCCAGCTCGAGCAGGCCCGCAGCCTGGTCTTCCTGGAGGACGGCACCGTCGTGGCCGTCGGCACCGCCGAGCACGACGCGAAGGCCACGGGCGAGGCAGCCAAGGACACCGACGTCGTCGCCGTGGCGTTCGACAGCGCCGGCAAGCCGGTCAGCGACTTCGGCACCGACGGCGTCGCACGCTTCGACGTCGGGACCGGGCACGAGATTTCCGAGGACGGCGAGGCGGCCTGGGTCGGCGCCGACCAGGGCTACGGCTCCGCGGCCCTGCCGGACGGCGGCGGTCTGGTGATCTTCGGCGTCACGACCGCCGGCTCGGACCGCGAGGACACCGACTTCGTCCTCCTCGGCGTCGACGACGACGGCGAGCTCGACGACGACTTCGGCGACGACGGCGTCCTGAAGATCGACCGGGAGCAGGCCGACAACGCGCGGCACGTCCAGGTCGTCGGGGACAAGCTCGTCGCGACCGGCTACTCGCGCTACAGCAACGGCGACAAGGAGACCGTCCAGCCGGTCCTGATCCGCACCTCGCTGGACGGCGAGCTGGACAAGACCTTCGACGACGACGGCATCGCGACGCACGACGGGCTGGGTGCGGTCGCCGAGTCGTACCAGTTCGGCGTCCAGGGCGACAAGTACGTGCTCACCGGCTACGGCAAGGCGAACGACGCGGACAAGGTCGACCTGATCGCCTACCGCTTCACGAACGACGGCGAGTTCGACACCACCTTCGGGGAGAACGGCGTCACGCGCATCGACATCACCGGTGAGGACGACCGCGGTCGCAACCTCGCCGTGGTGGGCGACCGGATCGTCTACGTCGGCAGCGGCAAGGTCGACGGGTCGAACCAGGAGGCGATGGTCGTCGTCCTCGACAAGGACGGGAAGCGCGACACCGCCTACGGCGCGGACGGCGTGATCCTGACCGACCTCGGCACCCCGGGCGACGCCTGGTACGGCGTCGCCGTGGCTCCCGACGGGAAGACGGTCTACCTCGCCGGCTACACCAACATCTCGAACGACAGCGTCACCGCCGACGACGCGGTGCTGGGTCGGCTCACGCTGAGCTGA
- a CDS encoding alpha/beta fold hydrolase: MARTTALGEWREAKLSEGAVLYADRGQGEPVVFVHGLLVNADLWRKVVPDVAAAGFRCVSPDLPFGAHQVPVPEADLSPTGAADLIAEFLEHLNLRDVTLVANDTGGAITQILMTRHPERIGRVVLTSCDAFERFPPRLFAYLPWLAKLPGSMWVMAQTLRMRWTHNLPITFRWVTKGRFDDETIESFLGPTRRSAEVRKDLRRFLRGVKRRHLLAAAEELPRFDKPVLLAWASEDRIFPVADAYRLAGVLPNAEVVEIADSYTFVSEDQPQHLAEVVVRFAGRHDAADASPRHADAGRAAGDRA, from the coding sequence ATGGCGCGGACGACCGCCCTCGGCGAGTGGCGCGAGGCGAAACTCTCCGAGGGCGCGGTCCTCTACGCCGACCGTGGGCAGGGCGAGCCGGTCGTGTTCGTGCACGGCCTGCTCGTCAACGCCGACCTGTGGCGCAAGGTCGTCCCCGACGTCGCGGCGGCCGGGTTCCGGTGCGTGAGCCCGGACCTGCCGTTCGGTGCGCACCAGGTCCCGGTCCCGGAGGCGGACCTCAGCCCGACCGGGGCCGCGGACCTGATCGCCGAGTTCCTGGAGCACCTGAACCTGCGGGACGTCACACTCGTCGCCAACGACACCGGCGGGGCGATCACGCAGATTCTGATGACCCGTCACCCGGAACGGATCGGGCGCGTCGTCCTGACCTCGTGCGACGCGTTCGAGCGCTTCCCACCGCGGCTGTTCGCGTACCTGCCGTGGCTGGCGAAGCTGCCCGGCTCGATGTGGGTGATGGCGCAGACGCTGCGGATGCGGTGGACGCACAACCTGCCGATCACCTTCCGCTGGGTCACGAAGGGGCGGTTCGACGACGAGACGATCGAGTCCTTCCTCGGGCCGACGCGGCGCAGCGCCGAGGTGCGCAAGGACCTGCGGCGGTTCCTGCGCGGGGTCAAGCGCCGGCACCTGCTGGCCGCGGCCGAGGAACTGCCGCGCTTCGACAAGCCGGTGCTGCTGGCGTGGGCGAGCGAGGACCGGATCTTCCCGGTGGCGGACGCGTACCGGCTGGCCGGCGTCCTGCCGAACGCGGAGGTCGTCGAGATCGCGGACAGCTACACGTTCGTCTCCGAGGACCAACCCCAGCACCTGGCCGAGGTGGTGGTGCGCTTTGCTGGGCGACATGACGCAGCCGACGCAAGCCCGCGCCACGCGGACGCGGGCCGTGCTGCTGGCGACCGCGCGTGA
- a CDS encoding TetR/AcrR family transcriptional regulator: MTQPTQARATRTRAVLLATARELFTDPGYDEVSQERLVAAAGLTRGALYHHFKDKRDLFRGVLEELETELVAELEEVLGGGPDFLSATIGGLQAFLDVCQQRPAFRQIVVLDGPRVLGWSAFREIEERFSLGMLERHYERAIAEGLTLVAPVDVLARMALATCIEAGLVLGDAADPVQARADVEASLVAMFAATVGA, translated from the coding sequence ATGACGCAGCCGACGCAAGCCCGCGCCACGCGGACGCGGGCCGTGCTGCTGGCGACCGCGCGTGAGCTGTTCACCGACCCCGGCTACGACGAGGTCTCACAGGAGCGGCTGGTCGCCGCGGCGGGCCTGACCCGAGGCGCGCTGTACCACCACTTCAAGGACAAGCGGGACCTGTTCCGCGGCGTCCTGGAGGAGCTGGAGACCGAGCTGGTCGCCGAACTCGAGGAGGTGCTCGGCGGCGGGCCGGACTTCCTGTCGGCGACGATCGGCGGGCTGCAGGCGTTCCTCGACGTCTGCCAGCAGCGGCCGGCGTTCCGGCAGATCGTCGTCCTCGACGGGCCGCGGGTGCTGGGCTGGTCGGCGTTCCGGGAGATCGAGGAACGGTTCTCGCTCGGGATGCTCGAGCGCCACTACGAGCGTGCGATCGCGGAGGGGCTGACGCTGGTCGCCCCGGTCGACGTCCTCGCCCGGATGGCGCTGGCCACGTGCATCGAGGCCGGCCTCGTCCTCGGGGACGCGGCCGACCCGGTCCAGGCCCGGGCGGACGTCGAGGCGTCGCTGGTCGCGATGTTCGCGGCGACCGTGGGCGCTTAG
- a CDS encoding M15 family metallopeptidase, translated as MRTPAGALLLAAALVAGCAPDGTAPAAPPAAPPDTTNQAVTADPVVRVVSKAEWKRMVAVGMAGKNCPVNRKNLRRLELNHYGFDGKVHRGALVVRGDVAGSVKRIFSRLFEERFPIQRMIPVEHYNGSDQRSMKANNTSAYNCRRPSEANSPARKSPHANGRAIDINPFRNPWVNPRTGKWEPSAKYAKRTPGKGKILKGGLVWRLFTNEGWIWQNIATKDYQHFDTGYPSRPLPKNRR; from the coding sequence ATGCGGACTCCAGCGGGTGCCCTCCTCCTCGCCGCGGCCCTGGTCGCCGGCTGCGCCCCCGACGGGACCGCCCCGGCCGCGCCTCCCGCCGCGCCGCCCGACACCACGAACCAGGCCGTGACGGCCGACCCCGTCGTCCGAGTGGTGAGCAAGGCCGAGTGGAAGCGGATGGTCGCGGTCGGGATGGCGGGGAAGAACTGCCCCGTCAACCGGAAGAACCTGCGCCGGCTGGAGCTCAACCACTACGGGTTCGACGGGAAGGTCCACCGCGGGGCGCTGGTGGTCCGCGGGGACGTCGCGGGCAGTGTCAAGCGGATCTTCAGTCGCCTCTTCGAGGAGCGCTTCCCGATCCAGCGGATGATCCCCGTCGAGCACTACAACGGCAGCGACCAGCGCAGCATGAAGGCGAACAACACCTCCGCCTACAACTGCCGCCGCCCGAGCGAGGCGAACTCGCCGGCGCGAAAGTCACCCCACGCCAACGGCCGCGCGATCGACATCAACCCGTTCCGCAACCCCTGGGTGAACCCGCGCACCGGGAAGTGGGAGCCGTCGGCGAAGTACGCCAAGCGCACCCCCGGTAAGGGGAAGATCCTCAAGGGCGGCCTGGTCTGGCGCCTGTTCACCAACGAGGGCTGGATCTGGCAGAACATCGCCACGAAGGACTACCAGCACTTCGACACCGGCTACCCCTCGCGGCCGCTGCCCAAGAACCGCCGCTAA
- a CDS encoding SRPBCC family protein, whose amino-acid sequence MSDEPMRDLTHRQSIEVAASPEAVYDLVSDVTRTGEWSPVCRECWWDEGATGQVGDVFTGRNVLPDRTWETRCTVIAADRGRAFGWEVGDRYVRWVYSMEPIDGGTRLTEAWEFLPNGIAMFHDRYGSDAEAEIGKRIDLAHTGIPATLTAMKRIAESA is encoded by the coding sequence ATGAGCGACGAGCCGATGCGGGATCTCACTCACCGCCAATCGATCGAGGTCGCCGCCTCCCCGGAGGCCGTGTACGACCTGGTCTCCGACGTCACCCGGACGGGCGAGTGGAGCCCGGTCTGCCGGGAGTGCTGGTGGGACGAGGGCGCGACCGGACAGGTCGGGGACGTCTTCACCGGCCGCAACGTCCTGCCGGACCGAACCTGGGAGACCCGGTGCACCGTGATCGCCGCCGACCGCGGCCGGGCGTTCGGGTGGGAGGTCGGGGACCGCTACGTCCGGTGGGTCTACTCGATGGAGCCGATCGACGGCGGCACCCGCCTCACCGAGGCGTGGGAGTTCCTCCCGAACGGGATCGCGATGTTCCACGACCGCTACGGCTCCGACGCCGAGGCCGAGATCGGAAAACGGATCGACCTCGCCCACACCGGGATCCCCGCGACCCTCACCGCCATGAAGCGGATTGCCGAGTCAGCCTGA
- a CDS encoding HNH endonuclease signature motif containing protein: MLVELADRADVGCEPPWVDGGRPPSPGDPDYASYLDFLAYEARRDAFWSAHAAGPVLPVDAPIDMTAARSDAELVWEVADADRLENAAYGAKCRAVSNLALRKLRDPDSDYDPEYLRRSIEAELGCLLKLSPAAVQNLCHVAMELTRRYPKTFAALERGEVNRVQVQAIVDEGADLDVAQASRLEDAVLPEARERGGRSFRDRVRREVKAIDEDAVRKREKRAREERCVYLRPEYDGMATLCLFMPEDEAKRIFKALKERVHHDRTVQKDEAAEAPLVIPRRDDRTIAAQELDTIQAILGEALGLDPTEPEIPASSALSAEAIAELDRHADTYVPTPAMKTAVRNRDKHCRFPGCRRPARQCDIDHSIPYKKIKGKVVQGWTRYWNLGCLCRFHHQVKQMPGWHLEQDRGRFIWTTPTGLRFITYPGADDPDAELPDFIKDLTAPVPF; encoded by the coding sequence GTGCTGGTCGAGTTGGCGGACCGGGCCGACGTGGGGTGCGAGCCCCCGTGGGTCGACGGTGGCCGCCCACCCTCGCCCGGGGATCCGGACTACGCCTCCTACCTTGACTTCCTGGCCTATGAGGCGCGGCGGGATGCGTTCTGGTCCGCTCACGCCGCGGGCCCGGTCCTGCCGGTGGATGCACCGATCGACATGACCGCGGCCCGTTCCGACGCCGAACTGGTCTGGGAGGTCGCGGACGCCGACCGGTTGGAGAACGCCGCGTACGGCGCCAAGTGCCGGGCGGTGTCGAACCTGGCGCTGCGCAAGCTGCGCGACCCGGACTCCGACTACGACCCCGAGTACCTGCGCCGTTCGATCGAGGCCGAACTCGGGTGCCTGCTCAAGCTCTCGCCGGCGGCGGTGCAGAACCTGTGCCACGTGGCGATGGAGTTGACCCGCCGCTACCCCAAGACCTTCGCCGCGTTGGAGCGTGGGGAGGTCAACCGGGTGCAGGTGCAGGCCATCGTGGACGAGGGCGCGGACCTCGACGTCGCCCAGGCGTCCCGGCTTGAGGACGCGGTGCTGCCCGAGGCCAGGGAACGAGGCGGGCGCTCGTTCCGGGACCGGGTCCGCCGCGAGGTCAAGGCCATCGATGAGGACGCCGTCCGGAAACGGGAGAAGCGGGCCCGCGAGGAACGCTGCGTCTACCTGCGCCCGGAGTATGACGGCATGGCCACCCTGTGCCTGTTCATGCCCGAGGACGAAGCCAAGCGCATCTTCAAAGCTTTGAAGGAGCGCGTCCACCATGACCGGACGGTCCAGAAGGACGAGGCGGCCGAGGCGCCACTGGTGATCCCCCGCCGGGACGACCGCACCATCGCCGCCCAGGAGCTCGACACGATCCAGGCCATCCTGGGTGAGGCGCTCGGGCTCGACCCGACCGAACCGGAGATCCCGGCCTCCTCGGCCCTGTCGGCCGAGGCGATCGCCGAACTGGACCGGCACGCCGACACCTACGTCCCCACCCCGGCGATGAAGACCGCGGTCCGCAACCGGGACAAGCACTGCCGCTTCCCCGGCTGCCGGCGCCCGGCCCGCCAGTGCGACATCGACCACTCGATCCCGTACAAGAAGATCAAGGGCAAAGTCGTCCAAGGCTGGACGCGGTACTGGAACCTCGGCTGCCTGTGCCGGTTCCACCACCAGGTCAAACAGATGCCCGGCTGGCACCTCGAACAAGACCGCGGCCGGTTCATCTGGACCACCCCCACCGGCCTGCGGTTCATCACCTACCCCGGCGCGGACGACCCCGACGCCGAACTACCGGACTTCATCAAAGACCTGACCGCCCCGGTCCCCTTCTGA